In Lodderomyces elongisporus chromosome 1, complete sequence, the DNA window CGGGGATAACACCTCCAGTACACCAAGTTTACTAAATTTGCTTGATACAGTGATATACCCCAGTATTTTGGAGGACCCTCCAATTACAAACCTGCCCCCAACAACATTTGCTTCACAAGAGAACTATCAAACCTGTTCCTTGCCTCCATTACCTCCATTACCTCCAAAGCCACCAAAACTACCAAAACTACCAGAACTGACAAGACTGACAAGACTGATAAATCTGATAAATCTGACAAAAGTTAGTCATCAAAATGGTGGATTTAATCAAAGCTTTGGTGATCCAAATCTACTGCAGTTTGCCGCATCTTCTTTATCTGCTGGTTCTTCTCCCTCTCGTTTAACCTCGCCATTGCCTGCATTATCTTCACCCTCAATTATCAGACAATCAACAGGACCTCCGCTTCCAGCAAAACCTCCAAAAGTTATTTCCCCTACAACTGCTTCTCCTCAAATTATGTCACCACAATCCAGTGGGATTAATGGTGCTAAGCACCCCATACCTTCGCGGTATCTGGCGCCACTACCGCCTCCACAATCACCCCCACttaatattaataataataataataataataatagtaatagtaatattAATAATGATACACACATCAAACAGTACACAGACATGGACACAACGCTACACCTGCAACAGCTGCATTACCCGTTGAAGAGCTCAAATAATCGAAACGACTCGCGTGTCTCTGAAATGATGCAGCATCTTTCAATTGAGAACCAAAGAACTGGTTTACTGCTGATGCGACAGATTAACGCCTCAGAAATTGACATTATAGATGATGTTGAGCAATCGGCCAAAGTAAATGATGAAAGGAAGGCAAGTCTAGATCGCCTTTCTACTTTAATTAATGACTGCTTCCAAAATGAGCCATTGCTCAAGGACATTGCGTACGCAAATGAAAACGTACGAAAAGCCAACGCGCTAGCTACACAACTACATCATCATTACCTGCAGGCAATAGAGAATTCGAAAAACCTTGATGGGCATATTGACTATTTGTCTGCGCAACTGGCCAGCCTACAAAGTCTCAATGCAGAATTAACAGAACTTAACCAAAGAAATAACACATTGGAAACTAGTGTATGCGTAAAGCCTGGTATAGAAATACCGTTGGACGACATAATCATTCCTGACCTGGTCTTGGTCAAACAGCTATATGATGTTGTGCTGGAAATCAAATCCATAAAGGATACCATGAATTTAATGTCAGGTAATTTCCATGGATGTGGCGAGATCATCAACGACAAAAATATGGATGCTTGTGTGAAAATCATGAGGAATTTGGGAAGAGACTTGTTTTGGTTGGAGTTGaccaaaaatgaaatagcCAACATCATGAAATTACAAAAGTAGTATTAATACGTACAAGTGTAGAATTTATAATGATTTATATATTAAGTCATGTGCTATTGTATTAATAAAACCCCTAATTTACGTTTAACGTAATTAACTACCCGTTTAGGAAGTCTACAATCCTCTCGTTCtttctgtttgtttttttgacctcttcctttttatctttttcagcttttgtttcttcttttgttgtcaGTGCACTAACAAGTAATGacagaaaaataaatacaaaaaataaataaataaataaaagagagggaagaaggaagagacaaagagcaaaaaaaaaaaaaaaaaaaaaaaaaaaaaaaaaaaagaaaagagagaagaaaatcTGAAGAAAGCTCATCTGAATAACCCAATAAAACTGAAATTTATCAGCTAGTAGGAAAGATTATCGTCTAGACATCAACTCCCACTTCAAGTTAACAAGAACAAAGGAGATGTCAAAAGaagattttcaaattaaACCAGAGGCTGTTACTCCAGCCAACAATACCTCAGACTGGCctcttttgttgaaaaattatGACAAATTGCTTGTCAGGTCTGGACACTATACCCCCATCCCAGCGGGTTCATCACCAAACAACAGAGACCTTAAATCATACGTCTCATCTGGTGTTATTAATTTGGACAAACCTTCTAATCCATCATCACACGAAGTTGTGGCCTGGATCAAGAGGATTTTGAGAGTTGAAAAGACTGGTCACTCTGGTACTTTGGACCCTAAAGTCACCGGTTGTTTAATTGTTTGTATTGATCGTGCTACTAGATTGGTCAAGTCACAACAAGGTGCAGGTAAAGAGTATGTTTGTATAGTCAGATTGCATGACCAATTAGAAGAACCAAAGGAGTTGAACAGGGCATTGGAAAATTTGACTGGTGCTTTGTTCCAAAGACCTCCATTGATCTCTGCAGTCAAGAGACAGCTAAGAGTTAGAACTGTTTACGACTCGAAATTGATTGAATTTGACAACAAGAGAGGTCTCGGTGTATTTTGGGCTTCTTGTGAAGCGGGTACCTATATGAGAACCTTGTGTGTTCACTTGGGTATGTTATTGGGTGTAGGTGGTCACATGCAAGAGTTGCGTCGTGTGCGTTCAGGAGCAATGAGTGAGTCTGACAACCTCGTTACTTTGCACGATGTTTTGGATGCTCAATACGTTTATGACAACACTAGGGATGAATCATACTTGAGAAAAATTATCCAACCTTTGGAAACCTTGTTGGTTGGTTACAAGAGACTTGTGGTGAAGGATTCCGCCGTAAACTCGGTTTGTTATGGTGCTAAATTGATGTTGCCAGGTTTGTTGAGATACGAGAGTGGTATTGAGTTGTACGACGAGGTTGTATTGATCACAACTAAAGGTGAAGCAATTGCTATTGGTATCGCACAAATGACCACCGTTGATTTACAAAGCTGTGACCATGGGGTTGTTGCTAAAGTCAAGAGATGTATTATGGAAAGAGACACATACCCAAGAAGATGGGGTTTGGGACCAGTTgctcaaaagaagaaacaattgaaagCTGATGGCAAATTGGACAAATATGGTAGAGTTAACGACGAAACTCCAGAGACATGGAAGAAGGAGTACAAGGATCTCGATGAAGCTCCAGCTCCTGCAATTCCTGAGTCCAAATTAGTTGCTCCAGCTCCACAATTGCCAAAGAAGACATTGATCGAAGAAGTCGAAGTCAGTACAGTTGAAGTAGATGGCgacaagaaggaaaagaaagaaaagaaggacaaaaaggacaaaaaagataaaaaggataaaaaagacaagaaggaaaagaagagaaaagctgaagatgatgaaggcGAAAGTAGCAAGAgtgagaaaaagaaaaagtcaaaGAAAGATTGAGCCTTGAGTAATAGATAGATTCTATACtaaatttgttgatgtaAAATAATTTCACACCTGTtctaataaaaaatgagaTAAAATAAGATAAAAATagggagagaaaaagaaaagcattTTATGCACGTATATTGCCTTGATTGGCCTGCTTTGCTGATTTTATCTGTTTAGCTTGTTCTGTGCGTTCAGTGTATCTTCTCTTTGATTTCTCCACAAGCAGCTTGAAAAAAGGATCTTTCACCACATTTTTTCGTAAATATTCATACCGATGTGATAAAAGCTTGGATAGCCTATCAATCAGTAATTGAGTCGTTTCAGCTTTATAATGTTCTCCGTTTTGCATCATAATCACATGGATACTGCGAAGGAGAAATACACGACAACTATCAGCAGTTtcagattttgaaaaagattgtGAAATAGAAGAGGTTTCATTAGCGCCAACGTTGTttttggtgctggtgctggtactggtgctggtaccgatggtggtggtaacGGAACTTGGAGATGATTCCGATTGTTGTAAATTCTCGTCATTCTCTTCTATGACCTTGGTTTGCGATGGTGGAAGGACTCTCATACCTTCGTGTAAAATCGTTTCTTGATCTACTGAAGCAACCATTTCCGTTGCTAACGCAAAAGTTATtaagaaataaatgaaatagAACGCACTTTTGTGTGAAATTGCAGTAAGCATCTTTCTCAATTCATTCGACGGAATAATGTTGCTCGTGTCTTGTAAAATGCACAAAATGAGGTCAGTAGTCATCAATGCAAGGGTATTGGTCATCATAAAGTTTGCTTGGAACATGTCAGAGCTTTTGCCTTTGCCTTTACTGCCGCCTTTTGCCAATTCTATTTCGTCTGCGATACTATTTCTCAATCCAATAAGTTTATCGCAAAATGTCCGTAGCTGTTTATCGCCCTGTCTCATGATATCGGCGACTTCGTACTCCAACAAAATAACCAAATGCAAACTTGAATACAAGTACAACTCGTTAAATTTACCTTGTGGCATAAATGACTCACAACCTACCCCACAACGCATTTGTTGCAATGCTTGTTTCTCGTCTTCCAAACATACGTCTCTCGTAAGGTTTCGAACTTTAACGAAATGATACTTAGCGGCTTGGATATCGccctttttcaaataccaGAGAGCTTGCAAATAATACACAAGTGGGTGCTGCACTTTTAAACAAGTGTGTTCCATTTTTGACTCTAAAGCATTTCTAGCAACCGTTGTAAACTCATTTAAACAAGTTGCATCCCAATTATCGACAACAAAAGCATGATATTGAAGATAGTATCGTATGATAAATTTAAAGTACCTGACTTTCACGTACTGTTCCTTAAGGGTTTGAACTGTAAAAGATGGGTTTCTGTTACTCTTCAAGTCTTCTTTAACACGCTCTAATTGTCGAGTTGCTCTATGAAAATTCTTTTCAGCGTAGTCCCGCTTATGGCCAATGAACATTAATCCGTTGATAAAATAAGCCACAGCTAGTAAATCATTTACTCTAAGCCAAGGAACAATAAACTTAAATCCAGAGTTAAAGTTGGAATTAAAGTTTGTCTCGTCTCGTTCAGTTATATTTAGCTCAATGTCTCCATCTGGATGCCAGTTTCTCCATTTCAATGCATCGGATCTGTTCTTCAAGTCGTACAACTTAGACATAACTTTTGTTGCACCATAATAATCATTAGTACACATAACAGCTAAAAGTttatttaaaagaaaaagtgcATGCAAGGGGCTATTTGGTTCAAAATTGTATTTGATATTAGTCAAGACCATAATCGCATTTTTTGGGTCACCTCTGTACGTTAAAAGTCCTGCAAGGTAAATAGAAGCAACGGTATATAAAATAGGAtgcattttgttttgcctCTTGAGCATCCTTTGCAAATTCACCAAGGCAATGGAGTAATCGGTTGCCAATAAATAATGAATTCGCATCAATAACAAGCAATCGACAAATTCTTGTTTTCCCCTTGTCTCATACAAGTTTGTGATCTCTGCTAAGTAGTCGAGAGCACTTGCCGTGCCACCTGTTTTCACAATAATCAGTATTAGGAGCAACTGACAATAAAACTCGTACTTGATCATGGATGGTCCTTGGCTTCGACATATTTGAATAGCCTTGTTTGCATATTCTTGTGCCTTGTCAAAATTTTCCGTTTCCTCTGAGTAAATCCATGCGAGACTATAAATTGCAGacactttttgaaaatcagTCATTGAACGgttgtattttttcaacacaAGTAATAGGCATCTAATAGCCGCCTTGATTAGTTTCCAATAATTTTCAAGGTTGATCTTTTCGTGATAGTAAGCTAAGTGTTCATGGGCAGCGTGTATAAACTTGGTTGATTCTTGTAGAAAATAAGAGACTTTCAATTCATCCGTTGATTTGCCAGTGGCAAGCATATATTCTACGGTTGCTGAGCTGTATGAATCATTATTCGACTTTTTCCGTGTTCGACCTTTTACATTATTGGAAGATCCTGGTCCTTTGATAAACTTGTGCGTACTTGATTCCGTGCGTAAGTCATTGTTTACCTCTGTGGCCAATCTGGTGCTCTGCTCTAAACCACTAGTTTGTTTCTTCCGCATTGATGTATACTCCTTAGCATGAGATGGTGGTGTCTCAATTTCCACCAACCTTTGGTTTTTGAATAAAGCAGGTTTAGATTGTTTAAATGTATTATGCATTTTATCCCTTTCAGAATGACTCGACTTGTTACTTGGTAATCTTTGTAGACTAGACATTGATCTTTTCATCTTAGAAACGGATAAATGTTTTCTAGAGTCGGTCTCATCCTGTTTAGTAGTGAATGTTTGCAAGTTACTATGATATGACGTAGTGTTTGAATTATTACTTTGGTTACCGCCATGAGTATTAAGTTTATTTCCGTTTTGTTTCATATGATCTGCTAAATGAATTTTTTGACGCTTACTCGCAGGTCCTGCCTCGGAAATAGAGGAATGTTTCCGTATGCGTAACAGTTCATTCTTATAATAATCACCAAGCGGCTCCACTGGTGGTGGGGGTAGAGGTGGAGGTGGAGGTGGAGGTAAGGAGTCATAAGAAGAGGGAGAAGCAGGAGTTGAATGTAACGGTAgcggtagtggtggtggtggtggtggtggtggtggaggtggtaacagtgatgatgatgatgttgttgttgttgatgatgttgttgatgatctAGATGGTTTGGATATTGGAAAATTTTGCTGCTGCAAATTCTGGTGCTGTTGAGATTGACCCAGAATTCGATTGAGAAGATCAATAGCCTTTTTTGATCGTTCACCCTGTTCACCTTGTTCACCTTGTTCACCCTGTGTCATCTCCATAGTCATATTCGGATCTGTTGCCTTTTCTATATTGCGCAAAGaattttcgttttctttcaaaGCTATTATATGGGAGTACGTGGAAGCGTTGACACTCTTTTCCCTGGACATTCCTATGACATTAATTATAAAACTATAGATGTACACATTCAAGTTTATCTCTTCTAaactttgttttcattgaTGCATAGGTAGGGAGCGGCtatattttgtttgcaaGGGATAGttataatttttctttttttttgtaaaaaaggTGGTTGTAC includes these proteins:
- the STP22 gene encoding Suppressor protein stp22 of temperature-sensitive alpha-factor receptor and arginine permease; its protein translation is MPPPQHHFVSQPLPQSVTNWLYNVIQPSYKHKEIVYQHVYQFLQAHLKKNLDFRIRTKVYTSEKTGRPDLLINLFGTIIVNDVIGVPIEIWVPFTYPYGEEDGAPFVYIVPEHSKSWFLRANNNVDSQGRFYHPYLSNWHSRGYSGDNTSSTPSLLNLLDTVIYPSILEDPPITNSPPTTFASQENYQTCSLPPLPPLPPKPPKLPKLPESTRSTRSINSINSTKVSHQNGGFNQSFGDPNLSQFAASSLSAGSSPSRLTSPLPALSSPSIIRQSTGPPLPAKPPKVISPTTASPQIMSPQSSGINGAKHPIPSRYSAPLPPPQSPPLNINNNNNNNNSNSNINNDTHIKQYTDMDTTLHSQQSHYPLKSSNNRNDSRVSEMMQHLSIENQRTGLSSMRQINASEIDIIDDVEQSAKVNDERKASLDRLSTLINDCFQNEPLLKDIAYANENVRKANALATQLHHHYSQAIENSKNLDGHIDYLSAQSASLQSLNAELTELNQRNNTLETSVCVKPGIEIPLDDIIIPDSVLVKQLYDVVSEIKSIKDTMNLMSGNFHGCGEIINDKNMDACVKIMRNLGRDLFWLELTKNEIANIMKLQK
- the CBF5 gene encoding centromere/microtubule-binding protein cbf5 (BUSCO:EOG0926273Q); its protein translation is MSKEDFQIKPEAVTPANNTSDWPLLLKNYDKLLVRSGHYTPIPAGSSPNNRDLKSYVSSGVINLDKPSNPSSHEVVAWIKRILRVEKTGHSGTLDPKVTGCLIVCIDRATRLVKSQQGAGKEYVCIVRLHDQLEEPKELNRALENLTGALFQRPPLISAVKRQLRVRTVYDSKLIEFDNKRGLGVFWASCEAGTYMRTLCVHLGMLLGVGGHMQELRRVRSGAMSESDNLVTLHDVLDAQYVYDNTRDESYLRKIIQPLETLLVGYKRLVVKDSAVNSVCYGAKLMLPGLLRYESGIELYDEVVLITTKGEAIAIGIAQMTTVDLQSCDHGVVAKVKRCIMERDTYPRRWGLGPVAQKKKQLKADGKLDKYGRVNDETPETWKKEYKDLDEAPAPAIPESKLVAPAPQLPKKTLIEEVEVSTVEVDGDKKEKKEKKDKKDKKDKKDKKDKKEKKRKAEDDEGESSKSEKKKKSKKD